A window of the Butyricimonas virosa genome harbors these coding sequences:
- a CDS encoding carboxypeptidase-like regulatory domain-containing protein produces MIKILFICTFIASFTWGNKTDTLTPDSPKSIHGIVTDSVTGKPIPEVIIMVKGTEIGTVTNAEGHYKMVTLKNSALVFSKEGMKTQEIPVGEESEINIQMKKETKDTKPPKKIK; encoded by the coding sequence ATGATAAAAATACTATTTATTTGCACCTTCATTGCCAGTTTTACATGGGGAAATAAAACAGACACGCTCACTCCCGACTCTCCCAAAAGCATTCATGGAATCGTAACGGATAGCGTAACCGGCAAACCGATCCCCGAAGTGATCATCATGGTCAAAGGAACAGAAATTGGCACGGTAACTAACGCAGAAGGCCATTACAAAATGGTCACGTTAAAGAATAGCGCGTTAGTATTTTCCAAAGAAGGAATGAAGACCCAAGAAATTCCCGTGGGCGAGGAATCAGAAATAAATATACAAATGAAAAAAGAAACAAAAGACACAAAACCACCCAAGAAAATAAAATAG
- a CDS encoding carboxypeptidase-like regulatory domain-containing protein produces MKSKLLSKRVLVLFILLLGFSPLSQAFAQFGITGTVTDWARNPIIGATVVIQGTNIGTTTDFDGHYTIYAIPGDTLVFSYLGMKTLKVGVRSFGSVINVVLQDDSFNFEISQNDPVINEPTIEYKAICPWHTRLYYIEKSPQIRITPPNKSLNLRTV; encoded by the coding sequence ATGAAATCTAAATTATTATCAAAACGAGTACTCGTACTCTTCATTTTATTACTGGGATTCAGTCCGCTAAGCCAAGCATTCGCACAATTCGGGATCACGGGAACCGTAACTGACTGGGCCCGAAATCCGATCATCGGAGCAACCGTGGTAATTCAGGGTACCAACATCGGCACCACAACCGATTTCGACGGTCATTACACGATCTACGCCATACCCGGTGACACGCTCGTGTTTTCGTATTTGGGTATGAAAACCTTGAAAGTTGGAGTCAGAAGTTTTGGAAGTGTTATCAACGTGGTCTTGCAGGACGATTCGTTTAACTTCGAAATCTCGCAAAACGATCCGGTAATAAACGAACCAACAATAGAATACAAGGCTATTTGCCCCTGGCACACACGTCTGTATTATATAGAGAAATCACCACAGATTCGGATTACGCCCCCAAACAAATCTCTGAACCTCCGTACAGTATGA
- a CDS encoding RNA polymerase sigma factor, which produces MREDQQLEIFIRKHYSSMCAVALRFIGSPDIAQDITQEVIIKFWKNRANYENIKSSDNFLYTMIKNEALNYLRGSQREKQRYNHLEVEEFEHPKVLNMLIEEEINQILIHAIDLLPVQSARIMRLILSGYENKEIAKVMGVSVNTIKTLKYAAIRKLREYFNSNDYELDQP; this is translated from the coding sequence ATGAGAGAAGATCAACAGCTAGAAATTTTCATCCGAAAACACTACTCATCCATGTGTGCCGTCGCCTTACGCTTTATCGGTTCTCCCGACATCGCACAAGACATCACTCAAGAAGTCATTATCAAATTTTGGAAAAACCGAGCAAACTACGAAAACATTAAATCCTCGGATAACTTCCTATATACCATGATTAAAAATGAAGCCTTAAATTACCTGCGAGGCTCACAAAGAGAGAAACAACGTTACAACCATCTTGAGGTAGAGGAATTTGAACATCCAAAAGTACTTAATATGTTGATCGAAGAAGAGATCAATCAAATTTTGATACACGCCATCGATCTGCTACCCGTACAAAGCGCTCGTATCATGCGCCTCATCCTGTCAGGATACGAGAACAAGGAAATCGCAAAAGTCATGGGTGTTTCCGTGAACACGATCAAAACACTCAAATATGCAGCGATCCGCAAATTGAGAGAATATTTCAATTCGAATGATTACGAGCTTGATCAGCCATGA
- a CDS encoding FecR family protein, giving the protein MVMKREQILARVIIRVRLGMATEEERELLGKWLDEEVANRRLYRNIIRGKSIAGRLRLEDEINQTTDFQKVYEEVARRLAVHRSRRYSLRRIVVVSGAIASCLVGIFVALHPLVKVEVHKSMSVQGELKEMKIVKEKVMLVLGNGERIGLVKQVPDSLKLAQATLIGTKGGLYYEANTDSVPEREEFHRIETAVGGEYFVVLSDGTRVWVNSTSEFVYPVQFIGDRRVVQLKGEAYFEVKHDPARPFIVQVRDVETRVLGTAFNVSAYENEESVYTTLLTGKVQVSLMDQKSDIPSMILKPGMQSCWKSGTGEFSVRKVDTKNVVAWRYGEFVFDEDDIEVVTRMLSRWYEVRFVYDGKRKGRHTFSGKMSKDEKLESILKILTLAGGPEFRVEDGIVHIIEKR; this is encoded by the coding sequence ATGGTGATGAAGAGAGAACAAATACTAGCAAGGGTTATTATTAGAGTACGATTGGGTATGGCTACCGAGGAGGAGCGGGAACTTCTGGGAAAGTGGCTGGATGAAGAGGTGGCCAACCGAAGGTTGTATCGAAATATAATTAGAGGAAAGAGTATCGCCGGAAGGTTGAGGCTGGAAGATGAAATTAACCAGACTACTGATTTTCAGAAAGTCTATGAGGAAGTGGCTCGACGTTTGGCCGTGCATCGTTCCCGTCGGTACTCGTTGAGACGGATTGTCGTGGTTAGTGGTGCGATTGCGTCCTGTCTCGTGGGAATTTTCGTGGCTTTACATCCTTTGGTGAAAGTGGAGGTTCACAAGTCGATGAGTGTGCAGGGGGAATTGAAAGAGATGAAGATCGTGAAAGAGAAGGTGATGCTTGTACTGGGAAATGGAGAGCGTATCGGGTTGGTGAAGCAGGTCCCCGACAGTCTGAAACTGGCACAAGCCACTTTGATCGGGACGAAAGGAGGGTTATACTATGAGGCCAATACGGATTCTGTGCCAGAGCGGGAGGAATTTCACCGGATAGAAACCGCCGTGGGGGGAGAGTATTTTGTCGTGCTGAGTGACGGTACGCGGGTGTGGGTAAATTCCACGTCTGAGTTTGTTTACCCGGTACAGTTTATTGGTGACCGCCGGGTGGTACAGCTAAAGGGTGAGGCCTATTTCGAGGTGAAACATGACCCCGCCCGGCCATTTATCGTGCAGGTTCGGGATGTTGAAACCCGGGTATTGGGGACTGCTTTCAATGTTAGTGCTTACGAAAACGAGGAGTCGGTTTACACGACCTTGCTGACAGGAAAGGTTCAGGTCAGTTTAATGGACCAGAAATCCGATATTCCATCCATGATTCTGAAACCGGGTATGCAATCTTGCTGGAAAAGTGGAACGGGAGAGTTTTCCGTGAGGAAGGTAGATACGAAAAATGTGGTGGCTTGGCGTTACGGGGAATTCGTGTTTGATGAGGACGATATTGAAGTGGTGACCCGGATGTTGTCCCGTTGGTATGAGGTTCGTTTCGTGTATGACGGGAAAAGGAAAGGGCGACACACGTTTAGCGGGAAGATGAGTAAGGATGAGAAGTTGGAATCTATTTTAAAAATATTGACTCTGGCGGGAGGGCCGGAATTTAGGGTGGAAGATGGAATTGTACATATTATAGAGAAAAGGTGA
- a CDS encoding SusC/RagA family TonB-linked outer membrane protein, with protein sequence MKKNCKAKVFCRLSVMRGALCGLLLLSLTTLFTHSPVYGQQNVKRISLKLEATSLLEALREINRLGDNVVVFKKEEVERETKRVTVDLKNVTVKAAVEACVEGTGLTCVDFEGKVVVTPRQQPTSITVTGTVRDVNGEVLPGTTVIVKGDSLFLGTSTGADGAYRLTMPTSVTTLVFSFVGYKPKEVTVGGRTKIDVVLEEEVKSVDEVIVTGIFTRKASSYTGAVVTMTAKDIMRAGNQNLFQSLKNLDPSLFIMDNLEMGSNPNAIPEMKMRGISSFPLEETGVRLKGNYKNSPNQPLFILDGFEVTAERVMDMDMNRIESVTLLKDASAKAIYGSKAANGVVVITTRRLAGNEQRVTYTGSVDIQMPDLSSYNLCDAEEKLEAERIDGIYDDANFLLYTQKQMLYQQRKQLVAAGLDTYWLSKPLRTGVGHKHNLSVELGDAETLRAVLDVSYNQVIGVMRGSDRRNISGSLDLSYRRNDLIFSNTMTVNSNKSYDSPYGAFSDYAKMNPYWRAKDPETGQVVRWAEDRIPNPMYDAEIGTLKKESYVDFLNNFQVEWRALNGLILRARVMLSFKRNDGDEFLPAAHSSFANITKDSPVEEQLRKGSYRLDNGKSSNVSGDLHGNYATTIGKHSILAMGGFGISEYSYEAYVHKAEGFPNSQSADITFARQYALDSRPEGSSSLRREINFVLGGGYSYDDRYFLDFNVQTSASSLYGNDNRWATGWSVGVGWNLHNEHFFPWKDLVRQFKVRGSIGLTGNQNFDTNEAVATYQYYTDANYLGMTGSYLGRLANPSLKWEQKKDYNVGVDATIHRATLRFDLYRADTENMLTDVSVPTSTGFATVKDNLGLVRNSGIEAYLSYGVLQQNRTFLTVFGSLVTTKNKIIRLSESMRAFNELRDKMASDKANNRPVLKYVDGESMETIWAVRSAGIDPMTGQELYIRQDGSLTYTYYESDLYPVGNSLPKYRGTFGFTFEHKGFGVSTTFRYQAGYQYYNRTLIDRVENVDMNYNVDKRALYGRWKEPGQVTPFKRLGTFRYDDDPLSRQEMTRATSRFVQDAKELTWGSLNVYYDFQADILKYLRMKRLRVSFYMEEISKISSIKAERGFDYPFARTMSFSLIGTF encoded by the coding sequence ATGAAAAAAAACTGCAAAGCAAAAGTGTTTTGTAGACTTTCGGTGATGCGTGGTGCGTTATGCGGATTGTTATTACTGTCCTTAACCACGTTGTTTACTCACTCACCGGTCTACGGACAACAGAATGTGAAAAGAATTTCTTTAAAGCTTGAAGCGACCAGTTTGCTTGAGGCGTTACGCGAGATCAACCGGTTGGGAGACAATGTGGTTGTGTTTAAAAAAGAGGAGGTGGAGCGGGAGACGAAGCGAGTGACGGTTGACCTGAAGAACGTAACAGTTAAGGCAGCGGTAGAGGCCTGTGTGGAGGGGACCGGATTAACTTGTGTAGACTTTGAGGGAAAGGTAGTCGTGACTCCTCGGCAGCAACCGACTTCGATCACGGTTACGGGAACCGTGCGGGATGTGAACGGTGAAGTTCTACCGGGGACAACGGTAATCGTGAAGGGGGATTCTCTGTTCTTGGGGACGAGTACAGGAGCTGATGGTGCATATCGGTTGACGATGCCGACAAGCGTGACGACGTTGGTATTTTCTTTCGTGGGTTATAAACCGAAGGAAGTGACTGTCGGTGGACGTACGAAGATCGACGTGGTGTTGGAAGAGGAGGTGAAAAGCGTGGATGAAGTGATCGTGACGGGTATATTTACCCGTAAGGCAAGTAGTTACACGGGTGCGGTCGTCACGATGACAGCCAAGGATATTATGCGGGCTGGAAATCAAAATTTGTTTCAAAGTCTGAAAAATCTTGACCCGTCGTTATTCATCATGGATAACTTGGAGATGGGTTCGAACCCGAATGCGATTCCGGAAATGAAGATGCGGGGTATATCGAGTTTCCCGCTGGAAGAGACAGGTGTCCGCTTGAAGGGAAATTATAAAAATAGTCCGAATCAACCGTTGTTTATCCTTGACGGGTTCGAGGTGACGGCGGAGCGGGTGATGGATATGGACATGAACCGGATTGAAAGTGTAACCTTGTTAAAAGATGCTTCCGCGAAAGCCATCTACGGTTCTAAAGCAGCTAATGGGGTAGTGGTGATCACGACTAGACGTTTGGCTGGTAACGAACAACGGGTGACTTACACTGGCAGTGTGGATATACAGATGCCGGATTTGAGTAGTTACAATTTGTGTGATGCGGAGGAAAAGTTGGAAGCGGAACGTATTGACGGGATTTATGATGATGCTAATTTTCTGTTATACACGCAAAAGCAGATGTTGTATCAGCAGCGAAAACAATTGGTTGCAGCAGGATTAGACACCTATTGGTTATCGAAACCTTTGCGTACGGGTGTGGGGCACAAACACAACTTGAGCGTGGAATTGGGAGATGCCGAGACATTAAGAGCCGTGCTGGACGTGTCCTACAATCAAGTTATCGGTGTAATGAGGGGATCCGATAGACGGAATATTTCCGGTTCATTGGATTTGTCTTATCGGAGAAATGACTTGATTTTTAGCAATACAATGACTGTAAATAGTAATAAAAGTTATGACTCCCCTTATGGTGCTTTTAGTGATTATGCGAAGATGAATCCCTACTGGCGGGCAAAGGATCCCGAAACGGGACAGGTGGTACGTTGGGCTGAAGATCGGATTCCCAACCCGATGTATGATGCCGAGATCGGTACGTTAAAAAAGGAGTCTTACGTGGATTTTTTGAATAATTTTCAAGTGGAATGGAGAGCGTTGAATGGTTTGATCCTGAGAGCTCGTGTGATGTTGTCTTTTAAGCGGAATGATGGTGACGAGTTCTTACCGGCTGCGCATTCAAGTTTTGCTAATATTACGAAAGACTCTCCGGTGGAGGAACAATTACGAAAAGGATCTTATCGTTTGGATAATGGGAAAAGTAGTAACGTGTCCGGTGATTTACATGGGAATTATGCAACCACGATAGGTAAACATTCTATCTTGGCAATGGGTGGTTTTGGAATATCCGAATATTCATACGAGGCTTACGTGCATAAGGCCGAAGGGTTCCCCAATAGCCAGTCTGCAGATATTACATTTGCTCGTCAGTATGCCTTGGACAGTCGTCCGGAAGGATCGTCATCTTTGCGTCGGGAGATTAATTTCGTGTTGGGAGGTGGTTACAGCTATGACGATCGGTATTTTCTAGATTTTAACGTGCAGACCAGTGCTTCCTCGCTTTACGGAAACGATAATCGTTGGGCTACGGGGTGGTCCGTGGGAGTTGGATGGAACTTGCATAACGAGCATTTTTTCCCATGGAAGGATTTGGTTCGTCAATTTAAAGTTCGGGGTTCGATCGGATTAACCGGAAATCAGAATTTTGATACCAATGAAGCAGTGGCAACTTACCAGTATTACACGGATGCGAATTATTTGGGTATGACGGGATCCTATTTAGGGCGCTTGGCAAACCCCTCGTTGAAGTGGGAACAGAAAAAAGATTATAACGTGGGGGTTGATGCAACGATTCATAGGGCCACGTTACGTTTCGATCTTTACCGGGCCGATACGGAGAATATGTTGACGGATGTTTCTGTGCCGACAAGTACGGGATTTGCGACCGTGAAAGATAACTTGGGACTGGTACGGAATAGTGGAATTGAGGCTTATCTTTCTTATGGAGTGTTGCAACAGAACCGAACATTCTTGACCGTTTTCGGTTCATTGGTGACCACGAAGAATAAAATTATCCGGTTGTCGGAAAGTATGCGTGCATTCAACGAGCTACGGGATAAGATGGCTTCGGATAAAGCAAATAATCGTCCGGTGCTGAAATACGTGGACGGGGAGTCCATGGAAACAATTTGGGCTGTGCGCTCTGCCGGGATCGACCCGATGACAGGACAGGAACTTTATATTCGTCAGGATGGTTCACTGACCTACACGTATTACGAATCGGATTTATACCCGGTAGGTAATTCATTACCCAAATACAGGGGAACTTTCGGTTTCACTTTCGAGCATAAAGGATTTGGTGTCAGCACGACTTTCCGTTACCAAGCCGGGTATCAGTATTATAATAGGACATTGATAGACCGGGTGGAGAACGTGGACATGAATTATAATGTTGACAAACGGGCATTGTACGGTCGTTGGAAAGAACCGGGACAGGTAACTCCTTTTAAACGTTTGGGAACTTTCCGGTATGACGATGATCCCTTGTCACGTCAGGAGATGACAAGGGCAACTTCTCGTTTCGTGCAGGATGCGAAGGAATTGACTTGGGGATCGTTGAACGTGTATTATGATTTTCAGGCGGATATACTTAAATATCTTCGAATGAAACGATTGAGAGTGTCTTTCTATATGGAAGAGATCTCGAAAATCTCATCTATAAAGGCCGAGAGAGGGTTTGATTATCCTTTTGCCAGAACGATGTCGTTTTCGCTTATTGGAACATTTTAA
- a CDS encoding RagB/SusD family nutrient uptake outer membrane protein: MKTIIKNIMLCVILCTMVACDSWLDTTPPSQVPEEDQFDDEFGFRQALIGCYIGMADVDLYGKQLTWYSTEMQSGQYTIHSQAYVYAMGTYQYTAQRALSMLNSVWQKAYNVIANVNNALKFIDKRQGVLDPASYRMIKGELLAIRAMLHFDMMRLYGYGNLAGRTDKSTKPTVPYVTDYDKEMTPQLSYDQTIELIVKDLTDALGLLDDEPITGKHPADYYDALNDDGFFSDRTFRLNYFAVKALLARVYMWEGSDASIASARQEASDVIREGERLGLYQWVTTDLVSTDPIHSTEHITSLNIPAFTDRLTDYYLYNFLEGTAYEAIKLSEDNLLNIYQETGSGENADYRREKLFFRNSNGYYTPLKLAQDRSSGYLKLNRMPLIRLPEMYLIVAESYLRGANIDLTEAVSYLKTLRENRSNYIDISGYTRDELLTCLMNEYRREFLCEGVSFFYFKRIGAADIPNSTIVMSDEKYLWPYPAIEREMGRVQ; encoded by the coding sequence ATGAAGACAATAATAAAAAATATCATGTTGTGTGTGATATTATGCACGATGGTGGCTTGTGATAGTTGGCTGGACACGACACCCCCTTCGCAAGTACCGGAAGAAGATCAGTTCGATGATGAATTTGGTTTCCGGCAGGCCCTGATCGGTTGTTATATCGGTATGGCGGATGTTGATTTATACGGGAAACAGCTCACGTGGTATTCTACGGAAATGCAAAGCGGGCAGTACACGATTCACTCGCAGGCTTACGTGTATGCAATGGGAACCTACCAGTACACGGCCCAGCGGGCATTGAGTATGCTTAACAGTGTTTGGCAGAAGGCGTATAACGTGATTGCCAATGTGAATAACGCGTTGAAATTTATAGATAAGCGTCAGGGGGTGTTGGATCCGGCTTCTTACCGGATGATTAAAGGCGAATTGTTAGCTATTCGTGCCATGTTGCATTTTGATATGATGCGCTTGTATGGGTACGGGAATTTGGCTGGTCGAACGGATAAATCAACGAAACCAACCGTGCCGTACGTGACGGATTATGACAAAGAGATGACTCCCCAGTTGTCGTATGATCAGACGATAGAATTGATTGTTAAGGATTTGACAGATGCTTTGGGATTATTGGATGATGAGCCTATCACGGGAAAACATCCTGCAGATTATTACGATGCGTTGAATGACGACGGGTTCTTCAGTGACCGTACTTTCCGGTTGAATTATTTTGCCGTGAAAGCTTTATTGGCAAGAGTATATATGTGGGAGGGAAGTGATGCATCCATCGCTTCGGCTCGTCAAGAAGCGTCGGATGTAATTCGTGAAGGCGAGCGTTTAGGACTCTACCAGTGGGTGACGACAGATTTGGTTAGTACAGACCCGATTCATTCCACGGAACATATTACTTCTTTAAATATTCCGGCATTCACGGATCGTTTGACGGATTATTATCTTTATAATTTCTTGGAAGGTACGGCGTATGAAGCTATCAAATTGAGTGAGGATAATTTGCTTAATATTTACCAAGAAACGGGAAGTGGGGAAAATGCCGATTACCGTCGGGAAAAGTTATTCTTCAGGAATTCCAACGGGTATTATACACCGTTAAAGTTAGCGCAGGATCGTTCATCGGGATATTTAAAACTAAACCGCATGCCTTTGATCCGTCTTCCGGAAATGTACTTGATCGTGGCCGAGAGTTATTTGCGAGGAGCAAATATTGATTTGACCGAGGCCGTGTCTTATTTGAAGACGTTGAGGGAGAATCGTTCGAACTATATTGATATTAGTGGCTATACACGAGACGAGTTATTAACATGCCTGATGAATGAATATCGGCGGGAGTTCTTGTGCGAGGGGGTGTCCTTCTTCTATTTCAAGCGTATTGGAGCAGCGGATATTCCAAACTCGACCATCGTGATGAGTGACGAAAAATATTTGTGGCCTTATCCCGCTATTGAACGGGAAATGGGACGTGTTCAATGA
- a CDS encoding DUF4843 domain-containing protein yields MNRFNFLYAICFLLSGLLCGGCSKVGIDTFDETQATVTVPWNSVDVRTYPGYNSLTKTFDQTYSFWSDPEEETMVVNIPLKLVGDVRDYDRTVGYTIVRDSSRLLEGSYKVLNAVIPAGERYGYLTLELPKLVELEDTTCMMEIVLGASEYFVAGPPEYTRIKFSWDNQLPMLPSGSFYARTYNFLINAGQSMNLANYNYYSRNAHKAILAALGWPWQADQWPQYNRMDPDGYMFYNTAITNAYYELLQKYLDDYEQEHGTPLLHDGGLAINQPVRARKF; encoded by the coding sequence ATGAACAGATTTAATTTTCTGTACGCGATATGTTTTCTTTTGAGTGGTTTGCTATGCGGCGGTTGCTCGAAAGTGGGAATAGATACATTTGACGAGACCCAGGCCACGGTAACCGTTCCATGGAATAGCGTGGACGTGAGGACTTATCCGGGATATAACTCCTTAACGAAGACTTTTGATCAGACTTATTCGTTTTGGAGTGATCCGGAAGAAGAGACGATGGTGGTGAATATCCCGTTAAAGTTGGTCGGGGACGTCCGGGATTACGACCGGACGGTAGGGTACACGATCGTCCGGGATAGCAGCCGATTGTTGGAAGGATCGTATAAGGTGTTGAATGCCGTTATTCCCGCCGGGGAACGTTACGGGTATCTCACGCTGGAATTGCCGAAATTAGTTGAATTGGAAGACACGACGTGTATGATGGAAATTGTGTTGGGTGCTTCGGAATATTTCGTGGCCGGCCCACCGGAATATACACGCATTAAGTTTTCGTGGGATAATCAATTACCGATGCTTCCCAGTGGTTCATTTTATGCCCGAACTTATAATTTCTTAATAAATGCAGGGCAAAGTATGAATCTGGCGAACTATAATTATTATAGCCGGAATGCGCATAAGGCGATACTGGCCGCTTTAGGGTGGCCGTGGCAGGCGGACCAGTGGCCCCAGTATAACCGGATGGACCCGGATGGGTATATGTTCTATAATACGGCAATCACGAATGCTTACTACGAGTTGTTACAGAAGTATCTGGATGATTACGAACAGGAACATGGAACCCCATTGTTGCATGATGGAGGACTTGCTATAAACCAACCCGTGAGAGCGCGAAAGTTTTGA
- a CDS encoding PKD-like family lipoprotein: MKTIYYLLLLVLGYGLVSCYDDKSTYDTKEIPNVELDLNGVSETQYVAYLGKLHIDIPVKKNGTPDHPDLEYKWEIELSSSAGLREVLSNERVLDTIASMPIQASGYTLTLEVTDKVSTLKYYSVFSLVVESQFGEGIIVAHSRDGETSDLSLIMDKDISKGFTGTEKIQYDDIFTSKGEPLGDWIDNVAYTVSGATWSTYQNILWMAGKNGLFRADCRDYSFLETGKIIPFVTETYTSGHFYLAPQTTILVMNNQVYQHLRQNDAIFIKPEVISDLGGLQSNYVDNRVVAAATGDGTHSSGSSIWYDSQVGRFGRFNGAFSQNKCSLYSSSENDDNFPFDPSAVAGKEAVAGGFMNSSSLVMVLKDKVSGEYSLYTFFTKNQDNTLVNPTPSYLYSVPAAIKDLLDRSVSICFSTVDPIMYVATAREIHAVRLNIDGSLASSLKYTAAAGENISILKFYTQGRYNVNSEDFDSDTESLLTLPLNTKAVMMATQASDSEGYVYLIPQKDPGTGNLDEEKQVKYDGFGKISDITAQGR, from the coding sequence ATGAAAACAATATATTACCTGTTGTTGCTCGTGTTGGGATACGGCCTCGTGTCGTGTTATGACGACAAGAGTACCTATGACACGAAAGAAATTCCTAACGTGGAACTAGACCTGAATGGTGTGTCGGAAACGCAGTACGTGGCGTATTTGGGCAAATTGCATATTGATATTCCCGTGAAGAAAAACGGAACCCCGGACCATCCGGATTTGGAATATAAATGGGAGATCGAGTTAAGTTCGTCAGCGGGATTGAGAGAAGTGTTGTCGAACGAACGGGTGCTTGACACGATTGCTTCCATGCCGATTCAGGCTAGTGGTTACACGTTGACCTTGGAAGTGACGGACAAAGTTTCCACGCTTAAATATTATTCTGTCTTTTCTCTAGTGGTGGAGAGCCAATTCGGGGAAGGTATTATCGTGGCTCATTCCCGTGATGGGGAGACCTCCGATTTGTCGTTAATCATGGATAAAGACATTAGCAAGGGATTCACGGGAACGGAGAAAATTCAATACGATGATATTTTCACCTCTAAGGGGGAGCCTTTGGGTGATTGGATTGATAACGTGGCCTATACCGTGTCGGGAGCGACATGGAGTACCTATCAGAATATCCTGTGGATGGCCGGAAAAAATGGATTGTTCCGGGCTGATTGCCGGGACTATTCCTTCTTGGAAACGGGTAAAATTATTCCTTTCGTGACCGAGACATACACTTCCGGACATTTCTATTTGGCACCTCAAACGACGATTCTCGTGATGAATAATCAGGTGTACCAGCATCTTCGTCAGAATGATGCGATATTCATCAAGCCGGAAGTGATTTCCGACTTGGGCGGTTTGCAGTCCAATTACGTGGATAATCGAGTGGTTGCCGCGGCTACGGGCGATGGGACTCATTCCAGTGGATCGTCGATCTGGTATGATTCACAGGTAGGACGTTTCGGGCGTTTTAACGGGGCTTTCTCGCAGAACAAATGTTCGTTGTATTCCTCTTCTGAGAATGACGACAATTTCCCATTCGATCCTTCTGCCGTGGCGGGTAAAGAAGCCGTGGCCGGAGGTTTCATGAATAGCTCTTCCTTGGTGATGGTGTTGAAGGATAAAGTATCGGGAGAATATTCTCTTTACACGTTCTTTACTAAAAATCAGGATAATACGTTGGTTAACCCGACACCGAGTTACTTGTATTCGGTTCCGGCAGCCATCAAGGATTTGTTGGATCGTTCCGTGTCAATTTGTTTCAGTACAGTAGATCCTATTATGTACGTGGCAACGGCCAGAGAGATTCATGCGGTTCGTTTGAATATAGATGGTTCGCTTGCTTCCTCGTTGAAATACACGGCGGCCGCGGGGGAGAATATCAGTATTCTGAAATTCTACACGCAGGGAAGATATAATGTCAATTCGGAAGACTTTGACAGTGACACGGAAAGTTTGCTGACCTTACCGTTGAACACGAAAGCCGTGATGATGGCAACGCAGGCATCGGATTCGGAAGGATATGTTTACTTGATTCCGCAAAAGGATCCGGGAACGGGAAATCTGGATGAGGAAAAGCAGGTGAAATATGACGGTTTCGGGAAGATTTCAGATATAACAGCTCAAGGAAGATAG